GTCATCCTGATCGTAGTAGTAGTTATTGGTCACATACGTGTTGCCCTGGTCGTCGTACTGACGATTGGTCGAACTGTAATCCGGAGCGGTGTTGTCGTAGTTTGTTGCGGGAGCCGGCTCGTAGTTCGAGTTGTTGTTGGAGTACGTGTTGGGTGCCGGCGCGGGAGCGGTTGCAACAGGAGCGGACGCCGGGTTGTTGCGCGGCGAATAGTACACATCGTCGGCTGGAGTGCTGCCGGGGTAGTAGGTCGAGCTGCACGAAGTGATCAAGGCGATCACTGGGAGGATGTACCGGAATCGAATCGTTTTCATCGCTTTGCTCCTTTCACCGGCGAAGGTGCCGGCCACGAGTGAGGGTAAAATTGGTTACTTTTGTTTGAATTTTACAAACACCGTACCAAAACGGACCAACAGTTCGAAGTTTAACTATGAGTCACGAATTCCCCACCCGGGCAGAGAATTATTCGCAGTGGTACCAGGATCTGGTCATCAAAGCCGACCTGGCCGAAAATTCGGCCGTTCGGGGCTGTATGGTCATCAAGCCTTACGGGTACGCGATCTGGGAGAAGATGCAGGCAGTGCTGGACCAGATGTTCAAGGATACCGGCCACGTGAACGCTTATTTCCCCTTGTTCATTCCGAAATCGTTCTTTTCCAAAGAAGCTTCCCATGTGGAAGGCTTTGCCAAAGAGTGTGCCGTGGTCACCCATTACCGGCTCAAGAACGCGGAAGATGGAAGCGGCGTGGTGGTGGATCCGGAAGCGCGATTGGAAGAGGAACTGATCGTGCGGCCTACCTCCGAGACCATCATCTGGAATACCTACCGGGGATGGATCCAGTCGTACCGCGATCTGCCTATCCTGGTGAACCAGTGGGCTAACGTGGTGCGTTGGGAGATGCGTACACGCCTGTTCCTGCGAACGGCTGAGTTCCTGTGGCAGGAAGGTCATACCGCGCACGCGACGGCCGAAGAGGCCATTATCGAAACCGAAAAGATGCTTGACGTCTACGCCGAGTTTGCCGAGCAATACCTCGCGTTACCGGTCATCAAGGGAGTCAAGACCCCGAACGAGCGTTTCGCCGGGGCGTTGGAGACTTATTGCATCGAAGCGATGATGCAGGATGGTAAGGCGCTTCAGGCCGGCACCTCGCATTTCCTCGGACAGAACTTCGCCAAGGCCTTTGAGGTGAAGTTCACCAACAAGGAAGGTAAACAAGATTATGTCTGGGCCACAAGCTGGGGTGTTTCCACCCGTCTGATGGGCGCGTTGATCATGGCGCATTCGGACGATGACGGACTGGTCTTGCCACCCAAGCTGGCGCCGGTCCAGGTGGTGATCGTGCCGATCTATAAGACGGACGAGCAGTTGAAAGCGATCTCCGCGGTTGCCGACCAACTGGCGGCCGAGTTCAAGGCTAAGGGTATCCGCGTCAAGTATGACGATCGCGACACGCACAAGCCCGGTTGGAAGTTCAACGAGTACGAATTCAAGGGCGTGCCGGTCCGCATCGCGATTGGTCCCCGTGACCTGGAGAACGGTACCGCGGAAGTCGCCCGGCGCGATACGAAGGAGAAGAGCTCCATGCAGATCACCGATCTGACCCTGAAGGTGGAACACCTGCTTGAGCAGATCCAGGACAACCTCTACCGCAAGGCGTTGACGCAGCAGGAAGAACGCACCTACCGGGTCGATAGCTGGGAGGAGTTCGAAACAAAACTGGATGCCGGCGGTTTTCTTTACGCGCATTGGGACGGAACACCGGAGACCGAACAGGCGATCAAAGACAAGACCAAGGCGACGATCCGTTGCATTCCGCTGAATAATAAAACAGAGGAAGGTAAATGCATCCTGACAGGCAAGCCGTCGAAGCAGCGGGTGTTGTTTGCCAGGGCGTACTGAGGAGGTGCGAGGAGCGAGGGACGAGGGACGAGTAGTTTGATGTTCTCTGCCTACGCTAATGCTTCGGCAGGCAGGTGGGTTTCGCGCTCCGGGTTGGATAAGTGCTGAAGGCCTTTCACCAATCACTAATTACCAATTACTAATTACTAATTTCCAGTTACCGCTGCTGATTCTTCCCTGACTCCAACCCAACCCGAAACTAGAAACCCGAAACTAGAAACTAGACACCCCAACCCCCAAACCCTGTACCCCATGGATCCCAGTCCACGCGAGTTGATCGTGAAGTTGATGAAGGAAAAGGTTGCGCTGAAGCAGACGGTAGCGGAGCGTACGGAGGAGGGATTTGTTTTGTTGAAGCGGATGCTGCGGGATTTGTTCAGTGACCTGCAGGGGGAAGTCAAGCGGATCGGAAAGAACATTCCGCTGGAGTACAAGGACCGCGGCGATTACCGTGTCGACTTTACGTTGGGGGATGATTACCTCGTTTTTCAGTTGCACACGAACGTATTCACGTTTGAAGGGAGTCACGAAGTATGGAAGACATCCTATGTGCGCGACGATGCGAGCCGCTCCTTCGTCGGGAAGATCCTGGTGTATAATTTCCTCACGGAGTCGATGACGTACAACCGTCCGAATGATCTGGGCTACCTGATCGCGCGGATCTTCATCAACAAGGAGAACCACTACTTCGTGGAAGGGAAGCGGCAGTTGGGCTTTTTGTACAACGATTTCAGCAGCCTGGAATTCAACGAAGAGGCGGTACGCAAGCTGCTCGAATCGGCGATCCTGTACAGTCTCGATTTTGACCCGTTCACACCGCCCTACGACCAGGTTATCCAGGTAACGGTTGGTGAGATCCAGGAGACCGAAGTCCAGGCGAAGATCGCCACCGGAAAGCGCTTGGGCTTTCGTTTTCAGACTGATTCAGGAGCCATCTAAGGCGAAAAAATTGTGCATCCGGTTTGGAAATACCGGAAAATCCCTACTTTTGCACTCCCCAATCACGGCCCGTTCGTCTAGGGGTCCAGGACGCGTCCCTTTCACGGATGAAACATGGGTTCGATTCCCATACGGGCTACCAAAACCGCTCTTTTTGAGCGGTTTTTCTTTTTTAAGCTTGGCTCCTCTGTATTATCTGCACTATCTGGCTTTGGTGCCAGCGTAATTTTCCAAATGCAGCCATTGCCGATGGGCACCCGGGAATTACTCTGCTGATGCTCTCATAGTACCCGGCATCACAAACTCTCGGAAGTTGGAGCGGTCGATGATGCGGCCTTCGGCGGAGTAGTGTTCGAGGAAGGATTTCGGGATGCGCTTACGGCCGTTATGATTCCAGGCGAACTCGTAGGCGTAGAGTTGTCCGCCCGTTTCTTCGATCAGGTCGATTTCCTGCTGTTGAATGGTGCGCCAGAAGAAGCGGTTGGCGGGAAGCCGGTGGTATTCGCGGTACTTCATGCGTTCGGTGACGAGGAAGTTCTCCCAGAGCGCGCCCTTGTCGTTGCGGAGGGAAAGCGGGTTCAGGTTTTGGATGATGGCATTGCGGATGCCGTTGTCGTAGAAGTAGATCTTCCGGTTTTCGCGGATCTCGTTGCGCAGGTTCCTGCTGAAACTGTTCAGGCGAAAGACGATGAACGTTTTTTCCAGCAGTTCGATGTAACGGGCGACCGTGTTCTTGTCGATGCCGATGAGGCCGGATAGTTCGTTGTACGATACTTCCTGTCCGAGTTGCAGGGCCAGCGCGCGCAGGAGCTTTTCCAGTATCTCCGGCTTTCGGATGCCCGAGATCGCGAGCACGTCTTTGTAGAGGTAGCTGGTGCACAGTTCCTGCAGGACTTCGCGCGCGTTATCGCGCTTCGTGACCACTTCCGGATACATTCCGAATACGAGTCGTTCTTCCAATTGCTGTTCCGCTTCGAGATATCCGAGGCTTGATTCAAGTTCTTCCCAACTGAGCGGGAAGAGGCGGTATTCGATCTTACGACCGGTGAGGGGTTCCTGCGTGGTCTGGTTGATTTCCAATGCCGAGGAACCACTGACGAGCAGTTGTACGGCCTTGAACCGGTCGGTGATCAGTTTTAGCGTAAGTCCGATATCGGGAATGCGCTGGGCTTCGTCGATGTAAACAAAATGGTAGCGGCCGATGATGGTTTTAAGGCGCGATTCACTTACACCACTCAGCAGGTTCCGGATCGCGGGGTCGTCGCCGTTGAGGAAAAGATGGGCCTCCTTTAGCAGCAGATGCCTGATGAGGGTGGTCTTTCCGACCTGGCGAGGGCCGAGCAGGATCAGCGCTTTACCCCGGAAGAACGTATGCGGGAGTTTGGCCGAAAGTGTTCTGGAAATCATAATCACCAAATATAGTATGTTTTTGGTGATTATGTTCACCAAAAGCATACTATATTTGGTGAATACGTTCACCAAAGATATAGTATATTTGGTGAATAGAAGGATAGAGGGCGTAAAATTTGATTTTTTTGACGAATATCCTACATTTCTCAAGTTGTGGCTAAACTACAATCCGGAGCGAGGTTGAGGTGAAGAAAAAGTGCTGTGCCATAGCCCCGATGGAGGTCCGCCGCCATGCCGGAACTTCGGAGCGGGTAGTGGTGAATGGAGATCGATGGTTCAAGCGGGTCGGCAGCGTTGATGCGGCGGCGGGCCGAGAGCGGGACCGCGGGTGATCTGGGCAGGGCGTACCGCTCCTGATCAATTCCTTCACCCATGCATACTATGCGTTGGTATAAAAGCAGGGCAGCAGCGTTGAAGGGTTTTGTCGAAGCGTCGGGATTTGACCATCTTGCTTTGTCTTATCATCTCCACATGATGCTCCGCTTACTTTCTCTCAGTTTTTTATTGCTGTTGCATTCATGCTCGTTTCGGGCAATGGCGCAAGCCGGGTGTGGCAACGACTCGGTGGTCGTTACCTGGGTGTATGGCCTGAACCAGGCAATGGGCAATTATACCTATGCCGTTTCCACCGCGACCTATGATCTGGACTCGGGGATCGTGGAGACCTGTACGCAACTCGACTTTCCTCCCTCGCCACCGAATTGTAATACCGGCTATTGGTCGCGCACCGATACCACGTTCGACGGCTCCGGCCGTGTGGTTTTGTTACTGACGCTGACCGGATCTACGACCGGTTGGGTGAATGACCGCCAGACGATTCGCTCCTATCATCCCGTTTACAACCAGTTGGTATTCGAGGCGAAGTTGCAATGGAATGGTTCGGCCTGGGACTCTGTCGAAGTAACCGACCGGATCGTCAATGGATCTGGTCAGGTTACGGAAACAGCCGTTTACGATTTCAGTGGCAGCAGTCGGGTGCCGCGCACGCGCGAGTTGGTGACCTACATCGACGGGCATCCGAACGACCGTACCTACCAGCATGGCGACCTGGGCAACTGGGTGAATGACTCGTTGTATCAGTTCAGTTACTCGGGAACGATCCGTACCGGTCTTGCTTACAGTACCTGGGATTCCGGAGCTTCCAACTGGGTATTCCAGTCGCTGACACCCTACCTCTTCCAGACGGATGAGTGGTGCGCTGAACGAAAGCGGTACGATGATAATGTGGTGTCCGGTATCCAGACCCTGGACAGCGTGACGTGGTATGTGGATACGCTGGAGCAAACGGTCTACTTTCACTCCTTCGCCTGGACGGATTTCAATTTGTCGGGTTCATTCTTTCCGACGGCTTACATCAAGGATTTCGACTCCGGTTATCTGCGTGGTGAGTTGTTGCTGATCCATTCTGCCGAGGGCGAT
This genomic stretch from Bacteroidota bacterium harbors:
- a CDS encoding ATP-binding protein codes for the protein MISRTLSAKLPHTFFRGKALILLGPRQVGKTTLIRHLLLKEAHLFLNGDDPAIRNLLSGVSESRLKTIIGRYHFVYIDEAQRIPDIGLTLKLITDRFKAVQLLVSGSSALEINQTTQEPLTGRKIEYRLFPLSWEELESSLGYLEAEQQLEERLVFGMYPEVVTKRDNAREVLQELCTSYLYKDVLAISGIRKPEILEKLLRALALQLGQEVSYNELSGLIGIDKNTVARYIELLEKTFIVFRLNSFSRNLRNEIRENRKIYFYDNGIRNAIIQNLNPLSLRNDKGALWENFLVTERMKYREYHRLPANRFFWRTIQQQEIDLIEETGGQLYAYEFAWNHNGRKRIPKSFLEHYSAEGRIIDRSNFREFVMPGTMRASAE
- a CDS encoding proline--tRNA ligase, with the protein product MSHEFPTRAENYSQWYQDLVIKADLAENSAVRGCMVIKPYGYAIWEKMQAVLDQMFKDTGHVNAYFPLFIPKSFFSKEASHVEGFAKECAVVTHYRLKNAEDGSGVVVDPEARLEEELIVRPTSETIIWNTYRGWIQSYRDLPILVNQWANVVRWEMRTRLFLRTAEFLWQEGHTAHATAEEAIIETEKMLDVYAEFAEQYLALPVIKGVKTPNERFAGALETYCIEAMMQDGKALQAGTSHFLGQNFAKAFEVKFTNKEGKQDYVWATSWGVSTRLMGALIMAHSDDDGLVLPPKLAPVQVVIVPIYKTDEQLKAISAVADQLAAEFKAKGIRVKYDDRDTHKPGWKFNEYEFKGVPVRIAIGPRDLENGTAEVARRDTKEKSSMQITDLTLKVEHLLEQIQDNLYRKALTQQEERTYRVDSWEEFETKLDAGGFLYAHWDGTPETEQAIKDKTKATIRCIPLNNKTEEGKCILTGKPSKQRVLFARAY